One Hippoglossus stenolepis isolate QCI-W04-F060 chromosome 6, HSTE1.2, whole genome shotgun sequence genomic window, GTAGAATATATCAATAGATAATGTCTGGTAAACATGAacagcaaatacatttataaataaaataattcatccACGGATTAAAGACAAACTCTTGAGTAATGATGTTTTGTATTAATGTTTGAAATTTACATATAGTCTGTCTTGTTTCTAGTTAGTCTTTATCAATTAGCTCTTCCCACCAAAGCCAAACTGAGGTTGAACATATAGAACAGTCATTTTTCCTATTATGCAATGTTCTGTCTCATCATCATCCAGGAGGCCAAAGGTAAGAAAATGCCCTTTGACTCACTGATGCTACAGAAAAATGCTACAAAACTAGAAAAATGCAGCAACGCCCACATCACTGTCGTGAAAAGCAACTAGAACCACGCAAAAATATTTCTAAACAAAAACTGTGGAGCAGGAAGAACTACTCTGGGCGTTGAGAGTCCCTTTCATCTGTTTGAAATATAACAACACCTTTTGAAACTCGCAAGGATGCCACATAATCCACACGGTGTTCTTTGTATCTACTGTTCTGTGActcatgttttaattaattgtaaTAAATGTCTGACTCAGAATGGCGACAATTAATATTAGAAGTTGTCCAGGCTGAAAGGCAGGTTTAGCTCACGCGTTCCTGAAGGAGGTTCTTGTTGCAATGGGGAGGTTTCGGTGGAATCAAATTTTCAGATCACCTCAGACTGCAGCTTTAACCTGACAAagactttaaaagaaaagacacgTACCAGCTCTGGAGCTCGGCAAACGTCTGCTTCATCCTCTTGATTGACGAGTCCATCTCGTCCTTGACCACCATCCTGTAGCGAGTCAGTGAGGCGGTGCATCGCTGCAGGTCCTTCACAGAGCGGTCAATGGTGgaagctggggggggggagagagagagagacgataGAGATGACTCACAGACACGTGATGTATTTTGTCCCACGTTTGATTCTACCAAATTCTAACTACAAAGTAAATTCAGGGGAAGATAATTCGAGAGTTATAGTTGTCTAACCGATCTTCTTGACTGCTGGTTCATCAATGGTGGGTCCTAATGAGGAAATGGGGGGATGTGAATTTGGGCCGGGCCTGCGTCGGGCCTTGTTGCCTCTGGGAGCCTGATGATTTCGTCCTTCTTGCGGAGACACGGGACTCTGGGCTCTATCTTGACTTTCTGCTTCTGCACCTGTGAGAAGACAGATTATTTTTACAACAAAGGATGATTAAAAACTTTTCCTAAAACAAGTTTGTGCCAGAAAAATTGACAAGTCATTTCCCCTAAGATTCTCATAAAAATATGTAACATAAATTTGTGACTTCTCATTTTGTTAGTGGGACTCACTGAAGACATTTTAGATTCACCATTTTGTCTCGGGCTGAACCTAATACGCATTTTCATAAATCTGCTTAATATTTCCAGATTAATCAATTAGTCTACAAAATGTCAGACAACACTAAAACAAGTCCTGTGTAATTCTTtacaagttgacatcttcagttcagtctgacaTCATTACGATgtcactgacctttgacctatcgGATAATAAATGCCATCACATAATCTTATTAGAGGTTTGTGTGAAGGTTTGTCATAAGTACTGTATGGATTCTTGGGTTATGGCCAAAAACGTGTTTTGTACAGTACACAGGACCTTGGACCATCAGATTCTGATCCCTGCACCGCTGAGTACAAAAGAACGTCTGTACCAAATGTGgggaaattccctcaaagtgtTCCTGAGGTATCATTTGCAGTAGAGTGGGGCAAACGGACAAAAACACGTCGGCTCCGGCCACAGCTGTTACCGGCATCAGGCATAAAAATGACTTGAGCAACTACTTGAGAATAAAACAGTTGTCTTTCTTTAAACACCTCAGccctgctctctttctccctcatcGTCTATCACATTTTGTCTGAAGAGCCATTATTACCAGTTGTTTCAGACGTGGCGGGTTCAGAGTCCAGCTCTGCTGCGTCGAGGGAGGCCGAGTCCAACTGTTCACTCAGAGAATCGAGTGACTCTCCGTCCACCACTGATCCGTTGGCATGAAAACCGTTGATCTCATCCTTTCCCTCCCCGGCCGACGCGGCCTCCGGTGGAGCGAGCTCTGCTGAGGCCTCGGGCTGAGGCTTgggcttctttttcttcttgggCTGGACAGGGAAGTATCAGTGTCAGATTCCTTTGTGCATATTCTCTTTGTTCCTTATCCGTTTCCTCATCAGCTCACTGACTCGGCTTTGTTGACATTTGAACCAAAACATTGTTTGCGAtgccaaacaaacagtttgtgACAGAAATGTGTGAATTAAACAAGTAAACATTGGCGATGCAGGCTTTCTGGTTCCTACCTTCTTCTTGCCGGTGACATTCCACTCTTTCAGGATCTCAATTGCGCTTCCTAAGGCAAAACGCAAACAAGGAAAACGAAGGTGAAAAGTGACATATGATAAATGTTTATAAGTTTATAATCTCAAGAGCGGAATGCCCAGAGGTGGTGTTTAGACAATTACACAGAATGAATGTTAAACAAAGCAGCGTGACGTGCGGGTACAACCTTCTTGTTCTATAATTAAACCTGCAAAGCCGAAGGCATGTTTGTGACGCGCGACTTCTGAATTCAAAGCATCGGAATGCGTGACAAACAAACGTTCCGAAGGTGAAGCACAAGTTATGTGGGCAGCGTGCCAGGACACCAGGTCGGTAAATGACATAAACTAACAAACTGTATGCATTATGTAATACGAGCATAGATgatatatctttttttcttcatgttgtgttattgtgatcGTCGTtctaaaataatcaaaactaCTAGTTTCATGGGAATTCGTGTAACTTATTTATAAAGAAGCTTTGAGCTGCAATCACTTCCCGGCCTGCAGGTCAAGCTCTGAAGTCTTCGTTACCTTCTATGAAAGCCTGAACAGCTTTGTCCACGCAGTTCTCGAAATGCTGCAACACCAGCACAATCTCATTGTTGCTCTTGTTGGGGACGACTGCTCTGACAGCACTGATCTGTAAAAAACGACAAAGCACAAAGCACAAGAGAAACTATTTTCAATACCATAAATCTTCTCAAGGTAACACAACATTTACCGTCAATTGACACCCAAAGTATTTACCATCGTAATTATGTTTTGCTACATGATACAGCACTTAACTCTGAGTCGTATTCATTCATTACAAATGTGTAAATACAAATGTCTTAAGAGTATTATTacagcaaacaaacacgcaGCTCCAGcgcaaatatttaaaattaaacaacTGTGTCCGCACTTGAGATATTATTCTTTGCAATctactgtaaatatgaaaaaaacaccatgataacattacaaaacaaaatctaaataacCTGCAGCCATGACAATATTACAACACcacagtaaaagtaaaactcTGTGGCGTCACATTGACCTTAAATTGTTACATAATATATTACCAGCTTTTAGGAGGACGAGGTGACAAGTCACGAGACTCCACAAGGATAAAGCTCGTgcaaaaatcatttttttaacaaGTTATCTAAGGAGCCGAGCAACTGCACGTGTCAGCAACATTTTAGCTGATATGTCAACTCCCATTGAGTAAAGAATAATCAAAGAGCCAACAAGAGCTCTAGCCCTTGTGTTCTCAGTTTAATATTAGAACAGCTGCTCTGACTGACAGGTTGAAAAACCGCAGGCTCTTCGTGTCTTACCTTCTCCTTCATTCTCTCCGCCGTGCCTCCCTGGGACATGACCATTTTCGAGCGAGTGTCGAACACCACCCCAGACGTATCtggaaaacaaattacaaaCGCTAATCTCCATTTTCTGTTCAGGCCTTGAATTTTATTTGCAAACCACTCCAGCACAtcatttgcaaaacaaaacaacatccaaAGATCTACAAGGATTTTCTGAGCGAGTCGAGTTTATCCACATGAACAAAATCCTAAGAAAACCACCGACTGTCTTTAATAAGTTAGAaacagatttgatttgtttcttgAGGATGGAATTTCAATACAACAATCCCTGTGGTCTGGAGGGACACTTACTATGGTTTTTAAGCACAGCAACGTTAGCTACTTAGCAAAAGCAGGGAGCagttgtggaaaaacaaaagacacaaaaaaacgcATCACATCTGTGCGAGAAGAGTCTCATTTCAAAATCTCATTTCAATGATTCATATCCACTGAAGTTCTCCAGAaagacattctccagaggaaCAAACCTCAGGGTTCCTTCCACCACAGGCAGAATAATAACTGGGCCGTTCAAAGAATCAGCTGAGTGAGAAGAGTCAGGGCAAACTCCACAGCTAATCTACGGCCATTTATAGatgacacagaaatataaaaaaaccaCTGCTGAACCCTtgtaaaggttgttttttttccctgtgtgtggaAGTGGGTTAACCTCTCTGTTAATGTCCACAGCTTATATTTGTTTTGGTGTCTCTTACGCCACAGTCAGAAATTTGGGACTACTCCTATATGTGAGAACAGACATGCGCACATTCGCTTGCTAAATAAATTGAATGTTAGAAGTTCTTAAACTAAATGCTGCAGCCATAAAAACACCAAATACAAATTCTCAGTTTGCTTTACTACGACGAatgaacacaaaacattaaatacatattttttaataagaCAAATACGTACCCCTTtggctgtttttctttgccATGTTGTTACAAAGACGTATGAAACAGATGCTTGGTGTTAACTTTCGTCCCGAATGTAAGATAACTGTTGAAGTATGTTTAAGCTGTTGCTCAAACGAAGACTCCACGTGTGGTAACTTTCACTTCGAGGGTTTCTCCGTTGAGACGCCAGCGGGGGTCACAACTGGCAGGAGGGCCGGAGCGACGAGGTCCAGATCCGTCCTCCACCACTAAGAAGAAAACTGTGGTTCTCTTTTTTGCTTCTACACCAGATTGATCTGCACCGAGGGTTAaattgagaaaagaaaaactagtGATCAAAAAATTGTTTCATGTTAACTTCCCCAACAAGTTATATTTAGTAAAAAATGTGacggcaaataaaaaaaaaaaaacacatttcccctGACTATAGAATAtgaatgaaaaactgttttcaataaATTATTGTCTGCCTGGCAGAGCATTCGCCGAGAAATCTGCAGTTAATATTTTCCTTGGCAGGAGCGATGAATTTAGTTTGGGGGGGGAAGTTAGTTGGGCTATAGAGCAACACATCTTTGAAGGGtatttcccttttctctgcaggagTGATGGGTGCTGATGTTCTGAGGGCAACACAGAATATGTATCTCTGTGACTGGAATGATTACAACTGTAAATCTAAATATTTGACAATAAGGGACGATCAAAGATTACCACAAGTATTTTGGATTTTCCAGCAGCATGACCGATGCCCCAGATGAGCGAGGAATTATGCCGGCattataaatgtgaaattaaaatctTTGACCGTGTGCCTTTGGACTCGGTGTAACCTTGACATGTGGTTTGACCTTATGCACAAACTATTCTTCTGTTCCTGGAAATGAAACATTGAAGTAGCTATTGAGGAAGCTGACGAGTCTGAAGCTCACACCATGCACAAAGGAGGTGAAGTTTATTAAAACACTACAATGCACACGCTGAGACGAAGTTTTTAGTTGTTTACAGATGAACGTAAATCTGTAGGAAGAGAATTCCTTAAAACAGCGcctttagttttaaaacagGTACGTGGGATGAGCAGTACGCGCTGGTCAGAGGTCAGTGATGTGAGCATGAGCCTGAGAGCTGCAGTGCTCTCTACGTGAAAACCAGTACCTTCAAATGAATTCTAATTTTGACGGGAAGCCAGTGTAAGAATAACAAGATGTCAGAAGACCTGTGGGACCTTGACAACAGTCTAGCAGCAGCGCTCTTCTTGGAACATGTGACGGTCCAGAGACGATTTATTAAGGCAAGTGAAAAGAGTTGTAGTCGTCTGAAGGGGATGAAGTGAGGGTATGAATGATAATCTGTACGGGCGTTACTGACTTGGCCTCTATTCTCCAAATAAAACCTGCAgtttatcaaatgtttgtgtcttaCAGTTCTTAAATGCAAATAATCCCTGTGATCAAAAAggtattttaacatttcaatgcTTTGTAATTAGGAAAAGTAACAACTGCACGTCTCTATAACAACCGTGTGTGTTTTGGAAACATTGCCATCACCAAGCCGAACAGTCAACACTGTGCAGACACGTCACAGACAATCAAACGTATCCCTGTCTGCTTTAATCAGACctttaaaagaagaataaaatgcCTGAGCAAGGCGGTAAGTAAATCAGGCTTTTTACCGCCCAGCTGTTTCCTTCTGGAAGATTTCACTTTCGGACACGGCTTCTCTAGAAAAGGAAACTTAGGAGCTATGCAAACCCACGCCCTGCTGATTAGGACTTCATATGTCACAGAGTCCTGATGGCACCACACCTTCACACACGTCAgagtcacacatgcacagtcaaCAAGTGACACTGCAGCGGCCAGTCACGCCAACACCGATGTTTATCAAGAGGGAAGGTGCTTGAATCTTCAAGAGAGCCAGGTGCACAAGCTGAGGTGGGTTTAGAAGTGGAGAAGTTGACCAGGTGAGACGAGGAGGGTGCGAGTGACGCATTTAAATTAAGAGATGTAGATGGACGAGCCACACGCACATAAACTCAGAACTGCAGATGAACTGTTGCTTTCGGTTTCCAGGGTGAAGGTGTGAAACTGAGGGGCAGTCAAGCGTTTTCAGTAAAGGCT contains:
- the spats2 gene encoding spermatogenesis-associated serine-rich protein 2 isoform X2, whose product is MAKKNSQRDTSGVVFDTRSKMVMSQGGTAERMKEKISAVRAVVPNKSNNEIVLVLQHFENCVDKAVQAFIEGSAIEILKEWNVTGKKKPKKKKKPKPQPEASAELAPPEAASAGEGKDEINGFHANGSVVDGESLDSLSEQLDSASLDAAELDSEPATSETTGAEAESQDRAQSPVSPQEGRNHQAPRGNKARRRPGPNSHPPISSLGPTIDEPAVKKIASTIDRSVKDLQRCTASLTRYRMVVKDEMDSSIKRMKQTFAELQSCLMDREVTLLSEMDKVKADAMVILNARQKRAEQLRRLTDKSASMSEEQLTELRADIKHFVSERKYDEDLGKAVRFTFDLEPLKTSITGFGSVYHPRTGYSNRSRCSSTSSSVASPSLQEAPPPPTQTPSIPSEHRPPPNKQIFQGNRRTFQGQGYHSGGQRYNGGSYQERNAARNAMLHRNQSAGAHPSQRSTNSRAPSNSSSSSHNPDRSSHNGLPQRPPRTHCP